CTTGGCCTGCTGGAGCGCCCCGGCGAGCACGTTGGCGGGGATACCACTGATCTTCGTGTCGAGCTGGAGCGCCGTGACGAAGTCGGTGGTGCCGGCGACCTTGAAGTCCATGTCGCCGAAGGCATCTTCGGCGCCGAGGATGTCGGTGAGAGTGACGTATTCGCCTTCGGCATGGACGAGGCCCATGGCGATACCGGCGACGGGGGCCTTGATCGGCACACCGGCGTCCATCAGCGAGAGGGTGGAGCCGCAGACCGACGCCATCGAGCTCGAGCCGTTGGAGGCCATGACCTCGGAAACGGTGCGGACGGTGTAGGGCCAGTCCTCGAACGAGGGGACCACCGGGAACACCGCACGCTCGGCGAGGGCGCCGTGGCCGATCTCACGACGCTTGGGGCCGCGCATGAAGCCGGTCTCACCCGTCGAGAAGGGCGGGAAGTTGTAGTGGTGGAAGTAGCGCTTCTTGTCGATCGGCGAGAGGTCGTCGATCATCATGTCGCTGCGGCCCATGCCGAGCGTCGTGAAGTTGAGAACCTGGGTCTCGCCACGCTGGAAGAGGCCGGAACCGTGCGCCGTCGGGATGACCCCGACCTCGCTGGTGACCTTGCGCAGTTCGTTGGTCTTGCGACCGTCGATGCGGATGCCTTCCTCGACGATGCGCTTGCGCACGACCGCCTTGGTGACCGAGCGGATCGCGTTCTTGATCTGCTTGACTGCGTCGGACGTGTCGGCGAACTGGCCCTCGAGCTCGGCGACGACGGCGGCGCTGAGCTCGCCCTCGGCATCCTGGCGCTGGGTCTTGTCGGCGATCTTCTGGGTCTCGGCGATGCGATCCTTCGCGGCCGACTCGACGGCGGCGAAGATCTCGTCGGAGTAGTCGGTGACGGTGGGGGGATCCATCTTGGTGATGGGGCCCGCGGCGTCGATCGCCTGCTGCTGCAGCTCGATCATCTCGCGGATCCAGGTCTTGCAGGCCTCGAGGCCACCGGCGAGGACGTCTTCGTCGACCTTCGGGGTGCCGTTCTCGTAGAGGTTCCACGAGTTTCCGGTGCCACCGGCCTCGACCATCATCACGGCGACGTCGTCGCCGTCGAGACGCCCGGCCACGACCATCTCGAAGGCCGATTCCTCGGACTCTTCATAGGTCGGGAAGGGGACCCACTCGCCGTCGGGCGACCAGCTCATGCGCACCGCGCCGAGGGGACCGTCGAACGGGATCGGCGACAGGCACAGGGCCAGCGACGCGGCGTTGAGCGCCAGCACGTCATAGGGGTTCTCCTGGTCGGCGCCGAGCACGGTGCCCACGACGTGGACCTCGTTGCGGTAGCCGTCGGGGAACGCCGGACGCAGCGGGCGGTCGATGAGGCGACAGGTGAGGATCGCCTGCTCGCCGGCGCGGGCCTCACGACGGAAGAACGAGCCGGGGATCTTGCCCGCGGCGTACATGCGCTCTTCGATGTCGACGGTCAGCGGGAAGAAGTCGGCGCCGTCGCGGGCCGACTTGGCGCCGGTTGCGGTGACGAGGACGACAGTGTTGCCGATGCTCGCCGTGACGGAACCACCGGCGAGAGGGGCGAACTTGCCGATCTCGAAGGTGGCGTCTTTGCCTTCACCACGCGTGAACGCGCGGGAGACGGTTTGTGTTTCAGTCATTTTTTCTTACTCCTGAGAACACGACTGCCAGTTCCCAGTCGAATGAAACCCGAGTGGACCGGGGCTCATTCGACTAGCACCAACAGGTCGTGTGCTCGTCTTTGCTGGACGTTCCAGCTACTGGGTTTCGTCGGGTTCGCACACGTCGGTGCGCAAACCGAAAGGAGCGGCCCCGAAAGGACCGCTCCCCCATCTTGTCAGCGACGCAGCCCGAGGTGGGCGATCACTGCTCGGTATCGTTCGACGTCGTTGTCCATGATGTAATCGAGGAGACGACGGCGCTTGCCCACCAGCATCTGGAGGCCTCGCCGACTGTGATGGTCCTTCTTGTGGGCCTTCATGTGTTCGGTGAGGTGCGAGATGCGCTCCGAGAGCAACGCGATCTGGATCTCGGGAGATCCCGTGTCGTTCTCGGCGAGGTCGAATGCCTTCGCCATGTTGGCGATGGTCTCGTTCTTGGGGGGCAGGTTGACAGCCATGGGCGTTCTGTTCTTTCTGGGTTTCGTACCCGGCCACGGCCCCGCAGTGCGCAGACCGTCGCAGCCGATCTGCTTCGATCGGACCCCACGACGATACCGGCCGGTCGTACACACCGCACCGCGGGCACGGCGAGACGGGCCTACGCGAGCAGGTTGTCGAACTCGCCGGGGTCGGTGATCTGATCGTAGAGCTCCATCTCGGTGACATCGGCCGCCGTCAGGATGTCGATGTCCAGCTCCTGGCCGGGCGCGAAGTGCATCGTCCACCGCCAGGAACCCTGCGCCGCGTCGGTGTAGATCGCGCTGACCGAGTTGTGGACGTGCGACAGCGCGACCGGCGACGGTCGGACGTCGCCCCGCAGGCTCTGGCCGCTGCGGGGCACATCCGTCGTCATTCCCGCGAAGTCGAGAATCGTGGGCATGAAGTTCGTGGAACCGATCGGGTCGGTGATGGTCTCGGGCGTGAGGTCGATGCCGGGAAGGCCGCGGATCATGAACGGCGTACGCGTGGCCTGGCTCCGCAGCGTCAGCTTTCGGTACGCGAAGTTCTCGCCCTGGTGATAGCCGTTGTCGCTCACCAGCATCACCACCGTCGAGTCGGCGTGCGGAGAGGACGCGAGAGCATCGAGCAGGCGCCCGACCATCGCGTCGGTGTGCGACATCGAGGCGAGATAGGCCTGCAGGAGTTCACGACGATCGAATTGGTCCTCGACGACCTGGAACCAACCGGCCTGCCAGAAGTCGGTGTACTGCTCCAACTGCGCAGTGGCGACCGGGCCCAGGTCGGACCAGTCGTCCTCCGGCGTCTCGGGCAGGACGATGTCCGCGAGCGGGTGGAGGTCCAGGTACTGCTGCGGTACCCGCCACGGGAGGTGAGGCAGGCGGAAACCCGGCAGCATCAGGAACGGCTTGCCGACGGGGTGATCAGCCAACGCCGCGATCATCTCGTTGGTGAGGTCCTCGTCGGGATTCCGGTCGTCGAGCAGCGGTCCGTGATCGAAACCCACTGCGTTGCCGGGGGCCGAGGTCGGCCACGTATTGCGGTAGTAGCGGGTCCAGCGCGACGGAAACTGCTCGCCGTGGAACACCTTTCCCCCACCATACGTGTCGACGTTCTGGCGTTCCGCCAGCGCGATCAACGATTCGTCGGCCCACGTGGCCGAGAACGCGTCGTACTGGGCGTGCTCGAGATCCGATGCCGTTTGCTCGTGTGCATCGACCCCGAAGCCCCACATCAGCGTGCTCCGCGACGGCGGACAGATCGGGACCGTCACGTGGTGGTTGACGAACGCCCGCGACTCGGCGGCCAGCGCGTCCAGGTTCGGCGTGTGGACGGGCATCGGTGCACCGCCCATGAACGTCGGGTAGTCGTTGAGATCGTCGATCATGATCGCGAGGACGTTGAGGGCCTCTCGATCGGGCACGGCCTCCGCCGCCGGCAGTTGACCCCGTTGGAGGACGTCGCCGAATCCGGTAGTGCCCACGCCGGTCATGCCCACGCCGCCGAGCGCCATGACCGCCAGCATCTCCCGACGGGACACGCTCATGTCCTCGATCGCCCGATCGGCGTCGTCGGCCTGACCAGCCCCGCGTCTGCGCAGTGCGTAGAGCCCGCCCAACAACACGGCTGCCCCCGCGGCCACACCGCCGCCGATCACCCCCGGGTGAAGTCCGCGATCGAGCGCGTCCTCGATCTCGTCGACCGTGGCCTCGTCCTCCCTGTGGGTCGCCAGTACCGCGTCCATCGCGGCCTGCGCTCCCTGCACGCGGGCGTCGCTCGACTCGACGGACGAGATGAGACCTGCCATGACCGGGAGTGTCACCCGGTAGGCCGCGTTGGGAGCGTCGATCACCGACCGGAGAGTACCAGCCGGCGGCGGCTCGGGATCAGGCTCGGCCGGCGGCCGCCTCGTCGGCCCGGTTGCGACCCGAGAGGCGGATCAATTCCTCGTGGAGTTCGAACCAGACGGTGTGATAGCTGTCCCGGAGCGGATGCGCGAACATCGCGAGGTCACCCGCTTCGAGGGCAGCGAGGGCCCGGGCGAGTCGATCGCCATAGCGGGCGAGACGCGGTTCGAGGGCGGCGACCTCGGCGAGGAGCGGCATGATCTCGTGGTGGATCTCCGTTCGCAGACGCCCGATCACGGCGCGGTCGTAGGCGGCGTCGGTGTGATCATTGGGCACGGGCCCGCCACGCGCGTCACGGAGCTGCCAGGCGGTCACGACCTGCTTGCACGCGTCATTCAATGGGCGGAAGCGCTCGAGCAGGGGGTTCATCGCCGATGCCAGCCGCGCGCCGTCGGCGGCGAACCGAGCATCGACACGAGCCATCGCCTCGGGGAGCAGGCGGACGCGCCCCTGCGTCAGCTGCCGGGCTTCGCCGGTCTCCACCAACTCGGCGAGCACGGCGGCCACATCGCCGGTGGCGGCGCCGAGCGCGCCGGCCACCGCCGGGGCGTCCCCCATCCCCTTGATTCCCAGCACGCGTTCGACATCGATCCGGTCGACGGCCTCGAGGTCGGGACCTCGTCCCCAGCCGCGAATGACCGCCGCCTCGGGCACCTCGACACCGGTGGCGGTACCGCTGTCGAGACTTTGCTGGGCGCCGAGCCTCACCGTCCCGGCGGCGCCGTCGATGGTGACGACGGTGCCGTTCGGGATGAGGCGCGCACCGATCGTGATGCCGTCGGCCCCGACGTCGATCGCCTGCACTCCGACGACCGCCGGCACGCCCCACCCACGGGCTACGACCGCGGCATGACTCACGATGCCTCCGAGCGACGTCACGATCCCCTTGGCCGCCGCCAGCCCGGCGATGTCCGACGGCGAGGTGTCGCGCCGGAACAGAATGATCGCGTCGCCGTTCGCCCCAGCCGCAACCGCCTCCTCGACATCGGTGCAGATCGCGCCGGAGGCCCGGCCCGGCGCGGCAGCGAGACCGCGAGCCAGCACCTCGGTCGACTCGCCTGCGGCGGTCGCGATCGTCGGTGGGGCCTCCATCACCGCGGCGACCCGCTCGAGCGCGGTCAGCCGGTCGAGCGGAAAGGCCGGGTCGTCGACCATGTCGATGGCGAGACGGAGTTCGGCCTCGGGGCTCCGCATGCCGCGCCGCACCTGGAGCAACCAGAGCGTGCCGTCCTCGACGGTGAACTCTACATCGACCAGATCGGCGAGATCCCGTTCGAGTCGACCGACCATCACGTCGAGCTGTGCACCGAGCTCCGGCCAGCGATCGGCCAGCGCGCTGATGGGCTCGGTTGCGTGGGTGCCGGCGACCACCTCCTCACCCTGGGCGCCGACGAGGAAGTCGCCCACGATTCCCGGAGCGCCGGTCGAAGGATCACGCGAGAACACCACACCGCTGCCGGACCGATCGCCGAGGTTGCCGAAGCACATCACCTGCACCGTGACGGCGGTGCCCAGCCCTGCATCGATGTCCTCGACCTCGCGGTACACCCGAGCCCTGTCGGAATCCCAGGACGCGAAGGCTGCACCGATCGCGGCGCGAATCTGCGCCACTGGATCCTCGGGGATCTCGTGGCCCGCATCGGCCAGCGCCCCCCATAGCGAGCGGCTCGCCGCCGCCAGCGCATCCGGATCGAGCGACCGCCCGTCGTCGACGCCGAAGTGTTCGCGACACAGTTCGGCGAGTAGCCCGCGCGACGCGCCGAGCACGTCGGTCGCGTACGACTGGATGAACCGTCGGGCGGTGTCCCAACCGAAGCGGGCGTCGCCGGTGGCCCGTGACAACGCGGCGGCGACCGTGTCGTTCATGCCCACGTTGAGCACCGTGGCGAGCATTCCGGGCATCGAGACTGCGGCGCCCGATCGAACGCTCACCAGGAGTGGCCGGTCGGCGTCGCCGAACCGTCGATCGAGGGTCGCCTCGAGACCTTCGAGGCCCCTTGCGATGACCGCGTCGATCGCATCGGTCCATCCGTCGGTGAGCACCTCCTTGCCGAAAGCGGTCGTCAGCGTGAACCCGGGCGGCACGGGCAGTCCCAAGGCGGTCATGTGGGCCAGGGCCGCGCCCTTGCCGCCGAGGAGGGCCACCTGCGCCACGTCGTCGAGTGAGGCAGCCTCGGCAAGGCTGTAGATCCGTTCGCTCATCGTCCTAGTTCAACGTCCAGCCGCCCGTGTCGTCGAGCAACCGCACCACGAAGTCGATGGGGTCGGCGTCCCGCCGGGCGACGCAGGCCAGTTCGGTGCCGGCCTCGGCGATCACCACTGCTCGGTCACACGCCACTGTGGGTGGCTCGATCCCGAGATCCGTGGCGAGCCGCGCCGCGAGTTGGTCGGCAGCCTCGGCCACGACGAACAGGGTCTCGCGAACCGTGGCAGTTGTCGCGGCCTGACCCTCGATCGCCTCGTCGACCGCCACGTCGACCGTGACGGACGCGCCATCGAGCATCGCCGTGCAGGCGACGGCCTGCGCGACCACCTCGACGTCGAGTCCCGGGCAGTCGACGTCGGTCACCAGGGCAGGGTCGTCGGGCCAGACCGCCGCCGGCAACGAGGCCTCGAGCGAGCCCGCTTCGAGCGTCGGCGGGGCGGGCTCGGCGCAGGACGCAAACGTCACCACGGCGAACACGACGGCGATCAGGCGGCGAGCCACAGCACCAGCCCGACCTGGCCCAGGTGGTAGGTGACGTGCACCAATACCCGGCCGCCGGGCGCCGGCCCGACGAAGCGTCCCCACCCCAGAAGTGCATCGGAGACGACGAACAGCGCACCGCCGATGCCGGTGACCAGCACCGCCGTCCCGGCGGCGACGACACCCATGGAGCTCACCACCACGATGTACGCGACGACCGCGATCGTGATGAAGGCGCCGTGGGGTCGCACGGCGCCGAGAAGCCGGGGGACCACACCGAAACCGAGCGCCACGATCATCAACGCGGCGACGAGGCCCGGGCCGATCGTGAAGTCGGGCGCGAGGGCCAGGATGTAGAGCACATGCGCCAGCAGGAACGCCGCCAGCCCCGCCTCGAAGCGCGCGTCGGGGGTCATCAGGACGACGTCGCCGACCAGTGAGGCGCCCAGCGCCGCGATGATGATGCCTCGTTCGACGTTGCTGGCACCGCCGGGGTCGATCTCGATCGCCAGCGCGACACCGATCAGGCAGATGATGACCGCCGGCTTGGCCAGGAACTCGACGCCGAGCCGGTCGGTCGCCACCGACCACCAGTCGATCATGGCCGCGACGGCGGCGATCGCGAGCACGAACGCCACCGTGGTCGTCACGGCAGGCTCAGAGGTCGGCGGCGAGGGCGTCGGCGAACGACACACCGTCCTGGATCAGCGTCTTGTACTGCATGACGTGGCGGGGGCGGTTGAACCCGAGCACGC
The sequence above is a segment of the Acidimicrobiales bacterium genome. Coding sequences within it:
- a CDS encoding polyribonucleotide nucleotidyltransferase codes for the protein MTETQTVSRAFTRGEGKDATFEIGKFAPLAGGSVTASIGNTVVLVTATGAKSARDGADFFPLTVDIEERMYAAGKIPGSFFRREARAGEQAILTCRLIDRPLRPAFPDGYRNEVHVVGTVLGADQENPYDVLALNAASLALCLSPIPFDGPLGAVRMSWSPDGEWVPFPTYEESEESAFEMVVAGRLDGDDVAVMMVEAGGTGNSWNLYENGTPKVDEDVLAGGLEACKTWIREMIELQQQAIDAAGPITKMDPPTVTDYSDEIFAAVESAAKDRIAETQKIADKTQRQDAEGELSAAVVAELEGQFADTSDAVKQIKNAIRSVTKAVVRKRIVEEGIRIDGRKTNELRKVTSEVGVIPTAHGSGLFQRGETQVLNFTTLGMGRSDMMIDDLSPIDKKRYFHHYNFPPFSTGETGFMRGPKRREIGHGALAERAVFPVVPSFEDWPYTVRTVSEVMASNGSSSMASVCGSTLSLMDAGVPIKAPVAGIAMGLVHAEGEYVTLTDILGAEDAFGDMDFKVAGTTDFVTALQLDTKISGIPANVLAGALQQAKEARLDILDIMAEAIAEPREDVRDTAPKIRAFEIPIEKIGEVIGPKGKVINSIQAETGADISVDDDGMVGIVSIASVDSAKVDEAERQIQLILDPPTAEVGATYQGRVVNITKFGAFVNILPGRDGLLHISKIGGGKRIDKVEDVLELGQEIAVTVEDVDPNGKISLKPEGAPDSDKKSDRAPRESRGDRDSGGRDSGGRDGGRDRGRDRDGDSDDDSPASDGDTETVSFEAAFDEELAGEYGDLGPDAPRRSSGGGGGRGRGRGGRGRR
- the rpsO gene encoding 30S ribosomal protein S15, whose protein sequence is MAVNLPPKNETIANMAKAFDLAENDTGSPEIQIALLSERISHLTEHMKAHKKDHHSRRGLQMLVGKRRRLLDYIMDNDVERYRAVIAHLGLRR
- a CDS encoding sulfatase-like hydrolase/transferase: MIDAPNAAYRVTLPVMAGLISSVESSDARVQGAQAAMDAVLATHREDEATVDEIEDALDRGLHPGVIGGGVAAGAAVLLGGLYALRRRGAGQADDADRAIEDMSVSRREMLAVMALGGVGMTGVGTTGFGDVLQRGQLPAAEAVPDREALNVLAIMIDDLNDYPTFMGGAPMPVHTPNLDALAAESRAFVNHHVTVPICPPSRSTLMWGFGVDAHEQTASDLEHAQYDAFSATWADESLIALAERQNVDTYGGGKVFHGEQFPSRWTRYYRNTWPTSAPGNAVGFDHGPLLDDRNPDEDLTNEMIAALADHPVGKPFLMLPGFRLPHLPWRVPQQYLDLHPLADIVLPETPEDDWSDLGPVATAQLEQYTDFWQAGWFQVVEDQFDRRELLQAYLASMSHTDAMVGRLLDALASSPHADSTVVMLVSDNGYHQGENFAYRKLTLRSQATRTPFMIRGLPGIDLTPETITDPIGSTNFMPTILDFAGMTTDVPRSGQSLRGDVRPSPVALSHVHNSVSAIYTDAAQGSWRWTMHFAPGQELDIDILTAADVTEMELYDQITDPGEFDNLLA
- a CDS encoding PEP/pyruvate-binding domain-containing protein → MSERIYSLAEAASLDDVAQVALLGGKGAALAHMTALGLPVPPGFTLTTAFGKEVLTDGWTDAIDAVIARGLEGLEATLDRRFGDADRPLLVSVRSGAAVSMPGMLATVLNVGMNDTVAAALSRATGDARFGWDTARRFIQSYATDVLGASRGLLAELCREHFGVDDGRSLDPDALAAASRSLWGALADAGHEIPEDPVAQIRAAIGAAFASWDSDRARVYREVEDIDAGLGTAVTVQVMCFGNLGDRSGSGVVFSRDPSTGAPGIVGDFLVGAQGEEVVAGTHATEPISALADRWPELGAQLDVMVGRLERDLADLVDVEFTVEDGTLWLLQVRRGMRSPEAELRLAIDMVDDPAFPLDRLTALERVAAVMEAPPTIATAAGESTEVLARGLAAAPGRASGAICTDVEEAVAAGANGDAIILFRRDTSPSDIAGLAAAKGIVTSLGGIVSHAAVVARGWGVPAVVGVQAIDVGADGITIGARLIPNGTVVTIDGAAGTVRLGAQQSLDSGTATGVEVPEAAVIRGWGRGPDLEAVDRIDVERVLGIKGMGDAPAVAGALGAATGDVAAVLAELVETGEARQLTQGRVRLLPEAMARVDARFAADGARLASAMNPLLERFRPLNDACKQVVTAWQLRDARGGPVPNDHTDAAYDRAVIGRLRTEIHHEIMPLLAEVAALEPRLARYGDRLARALAALEAGDLAMFAHPLRDSYHTVWFELHEELIRLSGRNRADEAAAGRA
- a CDS encoding lysoplasmalogenase, translated to MTTTVAFVLAIAAVAAMIDWWSVATDRLGVEFLAKPAVIICLIGVALAIEIDPGGASNVERGIIIAALGASLVGDVVLMTPDARFEAGLAAFLLAHVLYILALAPDFTIGPGLVAALMIVALGFGVVPRLLGAVRPHGAFITIAVVAYIVVVSSMGVVAAGTAVLVTGIGGALFVVSDALLGWGRFVGPAPGGRVLVHVTYHLGQVGLVLWLAA